One genomic window of Actinoalloteichus hoggarensis includes the following:
- a CDS encoding AAA family ATPase — translation MITLTTRLSPSALDTRRGVVRLHREVLDALGLHAWDAVRLTGARVTAALAAAVEPGTAGNTGPGVVLVDDVTLANLGLTEGAEVVVAPVEVAAARSVTVAGSRLATAALPPETVRLALIGKVISQGDSVSLLPQDLAPPAGADVGHARRRLSGAIGLTWTNELLTITAVDPPGAVAVQPSTVVSWRDGSGATPAAAGVAQQAPAAAGFAKAGVASPGLRTTQAPTGTSGGTHGVVDGSVVSQASQEPGEHPEPPPIADLVGAQNAAKLLGEWLRLTIHRPELLAKLGARPRVGVLVTGPAGVGKATLVRSVTRSVNADLVELAAPSVVAIEAGAASQLVHDATTAVRAAAGQGRSVVLLLTDAESLLPATDPPPLATIVLDALRDVSSIPKVTLVATSSHPESVDPRLRAGDLLDRELSLAPPDARTRTELLRMLLRDVPSADDVDLPVIAERTPGFVAADLVALRRDAAVQAALRHPEADSGEDDGPRIEQRDLLDALRTVRPIAMSTTDSLQTGGLTLEDVGDMAETKQSLTEAVLWPLQYPDSFARLGVRPPRGVLLYGPPGCGKTFLVRALAGTGALNVLSVKGAELLDKWVGESERAVRELFHRAAEAAPALVFLDEVDALAPRRGQSGDSGVADRVVAALLTEIDGVEPMREVVVVAATNRPELIDPALLRPGRLERMVYVPPPDADARTAILESAAKNTPLAEGVDLSALAAELSGYSAADCTALIREAALTAMREDLAAAEVTAAHLETARQGVRPSLDPAQLASLEAYAAAQH, via the coding sequence GTGATCACGCTGACCACCAGACTCTCGCCATCCGCGTTGGACACTCGCCGAGGGGTCGTTCGTCTGCACCGTGAGGTGCTGGACGCGCTCGGTCTGCACGCCTGGGACGCGGTCCGGCTGACCGGTGCACGGGTGACCGCGGCGCTGGCCGCCGCCGTCGAACCGGGGACCGCGGGCAATACCGGGCCCGGCGTGGTGCTGGTCGACGACGTGACACTGGCCAATCTCGGTCTCACCGAAGGCGCCGAGGTCGTCGTGGCCCCGGTCGAGGTGGCGGCGGCACGGTCCGTCACGGTGGCCGGCTCCAGGCTGGCGACGGCCGCGCTGCCGCCGGAGACCGTGCGGCTCGCCCTCATCGGCAAGGTGATCAGCCAGGGCGACTCGGTCTCCCTGCTGCCCCAGGATCTCGCGCCGCCCGCCGGAGCCGACGTCGGCCACGCCCGCAGGCGCCTCTCCGGAGCCATCGGGCTGACCTGGACGAACGAGCTGCTGACCATCACCGCCGTCGATCCGCCCGGGGCGGTCGCCGTGCAGCCGTCGACCGTGGTGTCCTGGCGCGACGGCTCCGGTGCGACACCCGCGGCCGCGGGTGTCGCGCAGCAGGCACCCGCCGCCGCCGGATTCGCGAAGGCAGGCGTCGCCTCGCCGGGGCTGCGCACGACGCAGGCACCGACCGGCACCTCGGGAGGCACGCACGGGGTCGTCGACGGGTCGGTGGTCTCGCAGGCGAGCCAGGAGCCCGGCGAGCATCCCGAGCCGCCCCCGATCGCCGATCTCGTCGGCGCCCAGAACGCGGCGAAGCTGCTGGGCGAGTGGCTGCGCCTGACCATCCACCGGCCGGAGCTGCTGGCGAAGCTGGGAGCACGGCCGCGAGTCGGCGTCCTGGTCACCGGCCCGGCAGGCGTCGGCAAGGCCACGCTGGTGCGGTCGGTGACCAGGAGCGTGAACGCCGATCTCGTCGAGCTCGCCGCCCCGAGCGTCGTCGCGATCGAGGCGGGCGCGGCCTCCCAGCTGGTGCACGACGCGACGACGGCCGTCCGAGCCGCCGCCGGACAGGGCCGCTCCGTGGTGCTGCTGCTCACCGACGCCGAGTCGCTGCTGCCCGCGACCGACCCGCCGCCGCTGGCGACGATCGTCCTCGACGCGCTCCGCGACGTCAGCTCGATCCCGAAGGTGACGCTCGTCGCGACCAGCTCCCATCCCGAGTCCGTCGACCCGCGGCTGCGCGCCGGCGATCTGCTCGACCGCGAGCTGAGCCTCGCGCCGCCCGACGCGCGCACCCGGACCGAACTGCTGCGGATGCTGCTGCGCGACGTTCCCTCGGCCGACGACGTGGACCTCCCGGTGATCGCCGAACGCACCCCCGGATTCGTGGCCGCCGACCTGGTCGCGCTGCGGCGCGACGCGGCGGTGCAGGCCGCGCTGCGGCACCCGGAGGCCGACTCCGGCGAGGACGACGGGCCGCGCATCGAGCAGCGGGATCTGCTCGATGCCCTGCGCACCGTCCGCCCCATCGCGATGTCCACCACCGACTCGCTTCAGACCGGCGGCCTGACGCTGGAGGACGTCGGCGACATGGCCGAGACCAAGCAGTCGCTGACCGAGGCGGTGCTGTGGCCGTTGCAGTACCCGGACTCCTTCGCCCGCCTGGGCGTCCGTCCGCCTCGCGGCGTGCTGTTGTACGGGCCGCCCGGTTGCGGCAAGACCTTCCTCGTGCGGGCGCTGGCGGGCACCGGGGCGCTGAACGTCCTCTCGGTGAAGGGCGCCGAACTGCTGGACAAGTGGGTGGGCGAGTCGGAACGGGCGGTACGGGAGCTGTTCCACCGCGCCGCCGAGGCGGCACCGGCGCTCGTCTTCCTCGACGAGGTGGACGCGTTGGCGCCGCGCCGAGGGCAGTCGGGCGACAGCGGCGTGGCCGACCGGGTGGTGGCGGCACTGCTGACCGAGATCGACGGGGTGGAGCCGATGCGGGAGGTCGTGGTCGTCGCGGCGACCAACCGTCCCGAACTGATCGATCCGGCGCTGCTGCGGCCCGGCCGGCTGGAGCGCATGGTCTATGTGCCGCCGCCGGACGCCGACGCGCGGACGGCCATCCTGGAGTCGGCGGCGAAGAACACGCCGTTGGCCGAGGGCGTCGACCTGTCGGCGCTGGCGGCCGAGCTGTCGGGCTATTCGGCTGCCGACTGCACGGCGTTGATCCGGGAGGCCGCGCTCACGGCGATGCGGGAGGACCTGGCGGCGGCCGAGGTGACGGCGGCGCACCTGGAGACGGCACGGCAGGGCGTGCGTCCCTCCCTGGACCCGGCGCAGCTCGCGTCGCTGGAGGCCTACGCCGCGGCGCAGCACTGA
- a CDS encoding AIM24 family protein, which yields MQVVTRHTPSFGVARLVLGPGEQIRTRVGAMMATSYGTAVRPKVGAAKHANRQLGGGPSAAEFAAPVLGGWVDVTPNRAGEFHTLELAGPPGWCVQRDTWLATSAGIALAGHSPLLRAVLGSDDGFLLHALGAGTLLLACFGMLDVVNLKAGEAVTLDTGHIAAFREGTQVRVRALSQSGTQSMRSGEGLVADFAGPAQILTQTRNARTVSH from the coding sequence GTGCAGGTCGTGACCCGCCACACGCCGTCGTTCGGAGTGGCAAGGCTCGTACTCGGCCCCGGCGAGCAGATCAGGACCCGGGTCGGGGCGATGATGGCGACGAGCTACGGGACGGCCGTCCGGCCGAAGGTCGGCGCGGCCAAGCACGCCAACAGACAGCTCGGCGGGGGTCCGTCGGCGGCGGAGTTCGCCGCTCCCGTGCTGGGCGGCTGGGTCGACGTCACGCCGAACCGGGCCGGGGAGTTCCACACGCTGGAACTGGCGGGGCCGCCGGGCTGGTGCGTCCAGCGTGACACCTGGCTCGCCACGTCGGCGGGCATCGCGCTCGCCGGGCATTCGCCGCTGCTGCGGGCGGTGCTGGGCTCCGACGACGGCTTCCTCCTGCACGCGCTCGGCGCGGGCACGCTGCTGTTGGCGTGCTTCGGGATGCTGGACGTGGTGAATCTGAAGGCGGGGGAGGCGGTGACCTTGGACACCGGCCACATCGCGGCCTTCCGCGAGGGCACCCAGGTGCGGGTTCGCGCGCTCAGCCAGTCCGGTACGCAGTCGATGCGCAGCGGCGAAGGACTGGTCGCGGATTTCGCGGGCCCGGCGCAGATTCTCACTCAGACCAGGAACGCGCGTACGGTGAGCCACTGA
- a CDS encoding quinone-dependent dihydroorotate dehydrogenase translates to MYRVLYSLVLSRLPAEAAHRLSFAALRVLAAVPGVRALSRRLCAPRDPSLRVRALGLDLPGPLGLAAGFDKDGRGADALGALGFGFVEIGTVTGHAQPGNPRPRLFRLTADRALVNRMGFNNAGSDAAAATLHRRPTPKETVVGVNIGKTKAIDESEATADYVRSARRLADLADYVVVNVSSPNTPGLRDLQAVERLRPLLTAVRAALDETTTRRVPLLVKIAPDLSDDDVDAVADLALELSLDGIIATNTTISRDGLRTSEAEVTALGAGGLSGAPLKARSLAVLRRLRAKVGDRLVLIAVGGIENADDVWERITAGATLAQSYTGLIYGGPLWPRRVHRELAKKVRAAGLAHIGDAVGTDLG, encoded by the coding sequence ATGTACCGAGTCCTGTATTCCCTGGTCCTGAGCCGACTGCCCGCCGAGGCGGCCCATCGGCTGAGTTTCGCCGCGTTGCGCGTGCTGGCGGCGGTGCCGGGTGTCCGTGCGCTGTCGCGTCGGCTGTGCGCGCCCCGTGACCCGTCGCTGCGGGTCCGTGCGCTCGGCCTCGATCTGCCCGGCCCGCTCGGTCTGGCGGCGGGCTTCGACAAGGACGGCCGGGGCGCCGACGCGCTGGGCGCGCTCGGATTCGGATTCGTGGAGATCGGCACCGTCACCGGGCATGCCCAGCCGGGCAATCCGCGGCCCCGGCTGTTCCGGTTGACGGCCGATCGCGCGCTCGTGAATCGGATGGGCTTCAACAACGCCGGCTCCGACGCCGCGGCGGCCACGCTGCACCGCAGGCCGACGCCGAAGGAGACGGTCGTCGGCGTCAACATCGGCAAGACGAAGGCGATCGACGAGTCCGAGGCCACCGCCGACTACGTGCGCAGCGCCCGCCGCCTCGCTGACCTGGCCGATTACGTCGTCGTCAACGTCAGCTCGCCGAACACCCCCGGGCTGCGGGACCTGCAGGCGGTGGAGCGGCTTCGTCCGCTGCTCACCGCCGTGCGCGCCGCGCTGGACGAGACGACGACGCGCCGGGTGCCGCTGCTCGTGAAGATCGCTCCGGATCTGTCGGACGACGACGTCGACGCGGTGGCGGATCTCGCACTCGAGCTGAGCCTGGACGGGATCATCGCCACCAACACGACGATCTCGCGAGACGGGCTGCGGACGTCCGAGGCCGAGGTGACGGCGCTGGGCGCGGGCGGGCTCTCCGGCGCTCCCCTCAAGGCCCGGTCGCTCGCGGTGCTGCGCAGACTCCGGGCGAAGGTCGGCGACCGTCTGGTGTTGATCGCGGTGGGCGGCATCGAGAACGCCGACGACGTCTGGGAGCGCATCACGGCCGGGGCCACGCTGGCGCAGTCCTACACCGGCCTGATCTACGGCGGACCGCTGTGGCCGAGGCGCGTTCATCGCGAGCTCGCCAAGAAGGTGCGGGCCGCCGGACTGGCACACATCGGTGACGCGGTGGGGACCGACCTGGGCTGA
- the glp gene encoding gephyrin-like molybdotransferase Glp, with amino-acid sequence MTTVTTQPNRTSALLPVSTHQAEVAGLMSRTEIRRRRLEDCLGLALAEDLTAPVPLPPFDNSAMDGYAVHAADVASATAESPVTLPVAEDVPAGRGDAPALRRGQAHRIMTGAPLSPGADAVIPVESTDGGVAEVAVFSTTEPGRHLRRAGEDVGVGDTVARAGDRLSPARLGVAAALGLAELPVHRRPRVLVLSTGSELTEPGDALEPGRIYESNGVMLAAAVLEAGGEPTRLRVVPDDVGEFRAAVEPRLGEVDLLLTSGGVSAGAYEVVKDALTDQGVRFHKIAMQPGMPQGAGRYRGVPVVTLPGNPVSALVSFEVFVRPALLAAAGFREVLRPRTSATLEGDALRSPAGRRQYRRGRYHFDTGSVRVLGAPGSHLLSAMAESNCLLEIPSETTAVEPGTQVTVWLLDGPQNNAVPSADGQ; translated from the coding sequence ATGACCACTGTGACGACGCAACCGAATCGGACGTCAGCGCTGCTGCCAGTGTCCACTCATCAGGCCGAGGTGGCCGGCCTGATGAGCCGGACGGAGATCCGGCGCCGTCGGCTGGAGGACTGCCTGGGACTGGCACTGGCCGAGGACCTGACGGCGCCCGTCCCGCTGCCCCCGTTCGACAACTCCGCGATGGACGGCTACGCCGTGCACGCCGCCGACGTCGCCTCGGCGACCGCCGAGTCTCCGGTGACCCTCCCGGTCGCCGAGGACGTCCCGGCGGGCCGGGGCGACGCGCCCGCCCTGCGACGCGGCCAGGCACACCGCATCATGACCGGCGCGCCGCTGTCCCCTGGTGCCGACGCCGTGATCCCGGTCGAGTCCACCGACGGCGGCGTGGCCGAGGTCGCCGTCTTCTCGACCACCGAGCCGGGCAGGCATCTGCGCCGGGCAGGCGAGGACGTGGGCGTCGGGGACACGGTGGCCAGGGCGGGCGACCGACTGAGCCCGGCCCGGCTCGGCGTCGCGGCGGCGCTCGGCCTCGCGGAGCTGCCGGTGCACCGCAGGCCTCGCGTCCTGGTGCTGTCCACCGGCTCCGAGCTGACCGAACCGGGCGATGCGCTGGAGCCGGGCCGGATCTACGAGTCGAACGGGGTGATGCTGGCCGCCGCCGTACTGGAGGCGGGCGGCGAGCCGACCCGGCTGCGCGTCGTGCCCGACGACGTCGGCGAGTTCCGCGCGGCCGTGGAGCCGCGACTCGGCGAGGTCGACCTGCTTCTGACCTCGGGCGGCGTGAGCGCGGGAGCCTACGAGGTGGTGAAGGACGCGCTGACCGATCAGGGCGTCCGGTTCCACAAGATCGCGATGCAGCCGGGAATGCCGCAGGGGGCGGGTCGCTATCGCGGTGTCCCCGTGGTCACGCTGCCGGGTAATCCGGTGAGTGCCCTGGTGTCCTTCGAGGTCTTCGTGCGGCCCGCGCTCCTGGCGGCGGCGGGCTTCCGGGAGGTGCTGCGGCCGAGGACGTCGGCGACCCTGGAGGGCGACGCCCTGCGCTCCCCGGCGGGCAGGCGGCAGTACCGGCGAGGGCGCTACCACTTCGACACCGGTTCCGTCCGGGTCCTCGGCGCGCCGGGCTCACACCTGCTGTCGGCGATGGCGGAGTCCAACTGTCTGTTGGAGATCCCGTCCGAGACGACCGCCGTGGAGCCGGGAACGCAGGTGACGGTGTGGCTGCTCGACGGGCCGCAGAACAATGCGGTGCCGTCGGCCGACGGACAGTAG
- a CDS encoding GlsB/YeaQ/YmgE family stress response membrane protein, with translation MGVLSWILFGAIAGWAANVVVGGKDRRPQGCLVSVLVGVVGAALGGLGYQLITGQEIGFEFNFASLGVAILGAVVLLVLIRLVSGRRH, from the coding sequence ATGGGCGTGCTCTCCTGGATCCTCTTCGGTGCGATAGCCGGTTGGGCGGCCAACGTCGTCGTCGGCGGGAAGGACCGCAGACCGCAGGGCTGTCTGGTCAGCGTTCTGGTCGGAGTGGTCGGTGCGGCGTTGGGCGGACTCGGATATCAGTTGATCACCGGGCAGGAGATCGGCTTCGAGTTCAACTTCGCGAGTCTCGGCGTCGCCATCCTCGGTGCCGTCGTGCTTCTCGTATTGATTCGCCTGGTCAGCGGGCGACGCCATTGA